In the genome of Anabaena cylindrica PCC 7122, the window TCCCCAATTGCTCCAACTGTAAAGCATTAATTCGACGCACATCTAAACGCACCTTGCCTGGTTCTGGATCTGCCAATAAAGGTGAATCAGGTAAATTGTGTAAAGCAGCAACAATGTTTTGCTGATCATTATGTGGTAAAATAGTGCAGCCAATTTCCGCAGCCACTTCCACGGAAACTTGGTAAACTTCGCCCGCAATCGCTGGCCCCATAGCAATTCGCAAATCTGCTAATTCGCTGCCTTGGGATTGCATACGAGCGATCGCTTGGGGGACAATCTTCGCCGCTGTACCCCGCCAACCAGCGTGTAAAGCCGCTACCTGTCCAATTTTAACATCCCCAATCAACACAGGTGTACAATCAGCACTCGCTACCCAAATGGCTTGTAAAGCTTGATCACTAATTAAACCATCTGCCAAAGCCAGATCATCACTATTTTGTAACTGTTCATCCACCTCTTGAGGGGTTAAAACAGTATTGCCATGTACCTGTTGTAAACGATAAGCTAAAGCCTGCGGTTGCAGCACTTGTGTTAACTCATGTGGCGGACGAGGCCAAAATTGCTGGGTAAAAAAACCGTGAGGCCAAGGTTCTAACAAATTACAAGTGAGGTAAGGTAGACCTTCCCAATTGTGCCAGTGCCAAGTGTGCATCTTTAACCTCACCTAAACAAAAAATTAAAAACTGCCAATCAATGCTAACGTGAACAACGGGATTTATGGGAACAGCTGTGGAATTTAATCAGCAACTTCTGGTAAATACTCTGAAAGCAGAGCGAGAACATTCATATTTACCATTTTCTCTACATATTTTTGACAGCTTAACCTCAACTAATCAAACTGCGTGGAACCTGCTCAAGCAAGGAGCAAAACCAGGATGTGTAGTTATAGCCACTCAACAAACCGCTGGTAAGGGACAATGGGGAAGACAGTGGCTATCTCCTTCTGGCGGTCTATATCTCTCGGTTGCCATTACTCCTAAACTAGAAGCTACTGAAAGCTACCAATTAA includes:
- the pgeF gene encoding peptidoglycan editing factor PgeF, translating into MHTWHWHNWEGLPYLTCNLLEPWPHGFFTQQFWPRPPHELTQVLQPQALAYRLQQVHGNTVLTPQEVDEQLQNSDDLALADGLISDQALQAIWVASADCTPVLIGDVKIGQVAALHAGWRGTAAKIVPQAIARMQSQGSELADLRIAMGPAIAGEVYQVSVEVAAEIGCTILPHNDQQNIVAALHNLPDSPLLADPEPGKVRLDVRRINALQLEQLGISGEQIAIAPYCTYQTPEHFFSYRREKEKKVQWSGIVSLPASAIYID